Proteins from a single region of Sediminitomix flava:
- a CDS encoding carbonic anhydrase family protein encodes MKKVIFTAILAAFMVSCGEDHTEHGEHDAHGTESKSLYAFADIEHGKAQSPINIVTSEAKTGKHTISLGCKSAHAIDVVNKGHTIQLDFEKGAPTTFDGKDYNFVQCHFHTPSEHLIDGMTYPMEMHLVHTRTNDENPEQTDYLVVGIMFKMGQENRMIKEFLNKVPKKAHEKEMVDKDGIYLSECASGHESALEDLHYYHYQGSLTTPPYTETVEWLVIKDTFEASQAQIEKINAIEGNNARHVQPMCSRPVDAN; translated from the coding sequence ATGAAAAAAGTAATTTTTACTGCGATTTTAGCAGCGTTCATGGTCTCTTGTGGAGAAGATCATACGGAGCACGGAGAGCATGATGCTCATGGAACTGAAAGTAAGAGCCTTTATGCTTTTGCAGATATTGAGCATGGTAAGGCGCAGTCACCAATTAATATTGTGACTTCAGAGGCAAAAACAGGAAAACATACAATCTCTTTGGGCTGTAAGTCTGCTCACGCTATAGATGTAGTAAATAAAGGGCATACCATCCAACTTGATTTTGAGAAAGGAGCGCCTACAACTTTTGACGGTAAGGATTATAATTTTGTACAGTGTCATTTTCATACACCATCGGAGCACCTAATTGATGGAATGACTTACCCTATGGAAATGCACCTTGTACATACAAGAACCAATGATGAAAACCCAGAGCAAACTGACTATTTGGTTGTGGGTATCATGTTTAAGATGGGACAAGAAAACAGAATGATTAAAGAATTCTTGAATAAAGTCCCTAAAAAAGCGCATGAAAAAGAAATGGTAGACAAAGATGGTATTTACTTATCTGAGTGTGCTTCAGGCCATGAAAGTGCTTTGGAAGACCTTCATTACTATCATTATCAGGGTTCGTTGACAACACCTCCATACACTGAGACAGTGGAGTGGTTGGTGATTAAAGATACTTTTGAAGCCTCTCAAGCGCAGATCGAGAAAATTAATGCAATTGAAGGCAATAATGCCAGACACGTACAACCAATGTGTTCAAGACCAGTTGACGCCAACTAA
- a CDS encoding peptidase U32 family protein, translating to MRKLELLAPAKNLEQGKIAINYGADALYIGANQFGARANASNSLEDIEALIQYAHRFNAQVFVTLNTLLYEQEIRKAQTLIDRLYQMGADALIIQDMGLLELDLPPIPLHASTQTHNYELPKIQFMEKAGFDRVVLARELSLAQIQEIQQNTNVELEYFVAGALCVSFSGQCYMSHAIGKRSANRGECAQPCRLKYQMTDRDEQIIEKDKHLLSLKDLNLSHRVDELAKAGITSFKIEGRLKGPDYVKNMVTQFRKELDDCMEKDASFIPASSGKVVQTKFDADLEKTFNRGFTSYFLDGREGDQITSFDSPKSRGKLVGKVKQVGNKFFTLDNDTPFANGDGIMFWDRKKTAFVGTKINTVDGNKLFPMSMNGIRNGLEIFRNHDHQFEKTLLQDQSRRVLDVKISLSEYDGKFLLEATDKDQNTVTSTFEAQVELAQKEDVALKNIEKQLSKSGDSDFYISEVAIQTSKMYFFPASMLNQWRREVLDKLAEKRINSYPKPIRQNFPQEVSFPSATLDHHGNILNSLAESFYKKHGVDSLEKGFELQKDAKGKTVMTTKHCLKYEYGFCKKFGDKKPKDGVKMPYRLRQGDYSFRLAFDCKQCVMKLIME from the coding sequence ATGAGAAAGCTTGAGTTATTGGCACCTGCCAAAAATTTGGAACAAGGAAAAATAGCAATCAATTACGGTGCGGATGCATTGTATATAGGAGCTAATCAGTTCGGTGCAAGAGCTAATGCATCTAATTCTTTAGAAGATATTGAAGCACTCATTCAATATGCTCACCGATTTAACGCTCAAGTGTTCGTGACGTTGAACACTTTGCTTTATGAACAGGAAATCAGAAAAGCTCAAACACTTATTGATCGACTTTATCAGATGGGTGCAGATGCCCTTATCATTCAAGATATGGGCTTATTAGAGCTTGATCTCCCTCCTATTCCATTGCATGCAAGTACTCAGACACACAATTATGAGCTGCCTAAGATTCAGTTTATGGAAAAAGCTGGATTTGATCGTGTAGTTCTAGCTAGAGAACTTTCTTTGGCTCAGATTCAAGAAATCCAACAAAATACAAATGTAGAACTCGAATACTTTGTGGCAGGAGCTTTATGTGTAAGCTTCAGTGGACAATGCTATATGAGTCATGCAATCGGAAAAAGGTCTGCCAATAGAGGCGAATGTGCTCAACCCTGTCGCTTAAAATACCAAATGACCGACAGAGATGAACAGATCATTGAAAAAGATAAGCACTTGCTTTCTCTGAAAGACCTGAACCTTTCTCATAGAGTTGACGAATTGGCAAAAGCTGGGATTACTTCTTTCAAGATTGAAGGAAGGTTAAAAGGGCCTGATTATGTAAAAAATATGGTCACACAATTCAGAAAAGAATTGGATGACTGTATGGAAAAAGATGCTTCATTTATTCCTGCTTCTAGCGGAAAAGTGGTTCAGACGAAATTCGACGCTGATCTTGAAAAAACTTTCAATAGAGGATTCACCTCTTATTTTTTAGATGGACGTGAAGGAGATCAGATTACTTCCTTCGATTCACCTAAATCAAGAGGTAAATTGGTAGGAAAGGTTAAACAAGTCGGAAATAAATTCTTTACGCTGGACAATGACACCCCGTTTGCAAATGGAGATGGGATTATGTTTTGGGATCGGAAAAAAACGGCTTTTGTCGGTACAAAAATCAATACAGTAGACGGAAACAAATTATTTCCGATGAGTATGAATGGTATCCGAAACGGCTTGGAAATTTTCAGAAACCATGATCATCAATTTGAAAAAACATTACTTCAAGATCAAAGCAGAAGAGTACTAGATGTAAAAATCAGTTTATCAGAATATGATGGTAAGTTCTTACTAGAAGCTACTGACAAAGACCAAAACACGGTAACCTCTACTTTTGAGGCACAAGTTGAGCTTGCTCAAAAAGAAGACGTTGCCCTTAAAAATATTGAGAAACAACTTTCAAAAAGTGGAGATTCGGATTTCTACATTTCGGAAGTAGCTATTCAGACCTCAAAAATGTACTTCTTCCCTGCTTCAATGCTCAACCAATGGCGTAGAGAAGTTCTAGATAAATTGGCTGAAAAACGAATCAATTCTTACCCAAAACCGATTCGTCAAAACTTTCCACAAGAAGTTTCTTTTCCAAGTGCAACCTTGGATCATCATGGAAATATTCTGAATTCTTTGGCTGAGTCTTTTTACAAAAAACATGGAGTAGATAGCCTAGAAAAAGGTTTTGAACTCCAAAAAGATGCGAAAGGCAAAACTGTAATGACCACAAAACATTGCCTAAAGTATGAATATGGTTTTTGTAAAAAATTTGGTGATAAGAAACCAAAAGATGGAGTAAAAATGCCTTATAGACTCCGACAAGGTGATTACAGTTTCAGACTTGCTTTTGACTGTAAACAATGTGTCATGAAATTGATCATGGAATAA
- a CDS encoding DUF1573 domain-containing protein yields the protein MYSQLKHYFFIFLSLVSLNSVAQGVLYLEANDIDLGEVASDKIITFALPLENIGSTELALNEAIGDCDCTSLILSKQTLKANEIAELKVSIDTKGYDGYFYKNIYITTDEFPFEYQVKIRANASKTSDRTNNVEWAGKSRGAQFLVENKRFYFEEIPQFQPKVQKVKLINTGKSNLQIKAPATELVHCELPTTSLKSGEQTELELHINTNTLGFQKFYYPILIDDKKVTFRIEANVIEAEPNN from the coding sequence ATGTATTCTCAACTGAAACATTATTTTTTTATTTTCTTGAGTTTAGTTTCTCTCAACTCAGTAGCACAAGGAGTTTTGTATTTAGAGGCAAATGATATTGATTTAGGAGAAGTTGCCTCAGATAAAATTATCACTTTTGCACTACCACTTGAAAACATTGGATCTACTGAATTAGCATTGAATGAGGCTATTGGAGATTGTGACTGCACGTCATTAATTCTTTCCAAACAAACACTTAAAGCTAATGAGATAGCTGAGCTAAAAGTTTCAATAGACACAAAAGGATATGATGGCTATTTCTATAAAAATATCTATATAACTACAGATGAGTTTCCTTTCGAATATCAAGTAAAAATTAGAGCCAATGCATCTAAGACATCTGACCGTACCAATAATGTTGAATGGGCAGGAAAAAGCAGAGGTGCTCAATTTTTAGTTGAAAACAAAAGATTTTATTTCGAAGAAATCCCTCAATTTCAACCAAAAGTTCAGAAAGTAAAACTTATTAATACTGGAAAATCAAATTTACAAATTAAAGCTCCAGCTACAGAATTAGTACACTGTGAACTACCTACAACTAGCTTGAAAAGTGGTGAGCAAACAGAATTAGAATTGCATATAAACACAAATACGTTAGGCTTTCAAAAATTCTATTACCCTATCCTTATCGATGACAAAAAAGTAACGTTCAGAATAGAAGCAAATGTCATAGAAGCTGAACCGAACAATTAA
- a CDS encoding sensor histidine kinase, which translates to MSKYTFSLLLFFFSFQFSFGQPIEEEILFADQVNERLDLTPFLYHYSVTPNFDGENLPTFTAQNWEKVPSSGLDFGPGSDQDWFKFQVRSQEDVVKSIFTSCPSIPILDIWLIEEETKIVQSIHLGTERRFLVSMPKIKSGFTYNAEFKKGSNYTCYIHFQAFGQPHLSNIYLADPSLLEEETNTLSRYFIVFRTVTTLIIFLSLILFAFTRQKFFLYYSMFFLSIFLFTESEIGTLWIIFEKDTYSTFLLVRYWANTGIILCSYLFFRRILNEPKGVYLFKSDKWLHPLIIAAIACCVLFSVFRYNSYLISSISSAFVIILTYVSGVYNLAVCLRRAKEGNELAKYLFIIHLITLSSAFIIVSLPYLGVFGRNINSFLYIYVLYTFEAFAFFIAIVRRAVTILNEREMLILENHVVQKQVSEALIKGQEIERNRIGRELHDYVGGNLALINKTKNFRGGDVRKLIHETIRSVRNLSHGLVSPSFEYEEFEESITDLGAKYNSKDRKVHISFHDWEPSENLTALNHCYRIVQELLQNAEKHSKANSVYIQFFGGKDTRIIYEDNGVGFEDSPPDDGIGLQNISFRAKALGGQLVVESSAQGTFIRIEGINVFGEEL; encoded by the coding sequence ATGTCAAAGTATACTTTTTCACTTTTACTATTCTTTTTTTCATTTCAATTTTCTTTTGGACAACCAATTGAAGAAGAAATTCTTTTTGCAGATCAAGTCAATGAAAGATTAGATTTGACTCCTTTTCTATATCATTATTCAGTTACACCAAATTTTGATGGAGAGAACCTTCCAACATTTACAGCTCAAAACTGGGAGAAAGTGCCTAGTTCGGGTTTAGATTTTGGCCCTGGTAGTGATCAAGATTGGTTTAAATTTCAAGTGAGATCTCAAGAGGATGTGGTCAAAAGTATTTTTACAAGTTGTCCGTCCATTCCAATCTTGGATATTTGGCTCATTGAAGAAGAAACAAAGATTGTACAATCAATACATTTGGGGACTGAAAGGAGGTTTTTGGTTTCAATGCCAAAAATTAAATCAGGTTTTACATACAATGCAGAGTTTAAGAAAGGAAGTAATTATACTTGTTATATCCATTTTCAAGCATTCGGACAACCACACCTTTCAAATATCTATTTGGCTGATCCAAGTTTGTTAGAGGAAGAAACAAATACTTTAAGCCGATATTTTATTGTATTCAGAACAGTAACAACCCTGATCATTTTTCTTAGCCTTATTCTGTTTGCTTTTACAAGGCAGAAGTTTTTTCTGTATTACTCCATGTTTTTCCTATCCATATTTTTATTCACCGAAAGTGAAATAGGAACATTATGGATAATTTTTGAGAAGGATACTTACAGTACGTTTTTATTGGTGAGATATTGGGCAAATACAGGAATTATATTGTGTTCTTATCTATTCTTTAGACGTATTTTGAATGAACCTAAAGGTGTTTATCTCTTTAAATCTGATAAGTGGCTTCATCCACTAATTATAGCTGCTATTGCGTGTTGTGTCTTATTCTCTGTTTTCAGATACAATAGTTATTTAATCAGTAGTATCTCTTCAGCTTTCGTTATAATTCTCACCTATGTTTCTGGGGTCTATAATCTTGCTGTATGCTTGAGGAGAGCAAAAGAAGGAAATGAGTTGGCTAAATATCTTTTCATTATCCATCTAATAACCTTGAGCAGTGCATTTATTATAGTATCGCTTCCATACTTGGGTGTATTTGGCAGAAATATCAATAGTTTCTTGTACATCTACGTACTTTATACTTTTGAGGCATTTGCATTTTTTATTGCTATTGTGCGTAGGGCGGTGACTATCTTGAATGAAAGAGAAATGCTTATTTTAGAAAATCATGTGGTCCAGAAGCAAGTTTCTGAGGCGCTGATCAAAGGGCAAGAAATAGAGCGAAATCGAATAGGACGAGAATTACATGATTATGTAGGTGGGAATTTGGCACTTATCAATAAGACAAAAAACTTCAGAGGAGGAGATGTTAGAAAGTTAATTCATGAAACAATTCGATCTGTGAGGAATTTGAGTCATGGTCTTGTTTCACCTTCATTTGAGTATGAAGAATTTGAGGAGTCAATAACAGATTTGGGAGCTAAGTATAATTCAAAAGATCGAAAAGTACATATTAGTTTTCATGATTGGGAGCCATCAGAAAATTTGACAGCTCTTAATCATTGTTATCGCATTGTTCAAGAGTTGCTTCAAAATGCAGAAAAGCATAGTAAAGCAAACTCTGTTTATATTCAGTTTTTTGGAGGAAAAGACACGAGAATTATCTACGAAGATAATGGAGTTGGTTTTGAAGACTCTCCACCAGATGACGGTATAGGTCTTCAGAATATATCTTTCAGAGCAAAAGCACTTGGAGGGCAACTTGTTGTTGAATCTTCGGCACAAGGTACGTTTATCCGTATTGAAGGTATAAATGTATTTGGTGAAGAACTTTAA
- a CDS encoding response regulator transcription factor, translating to MDQNLKLLIVDDHVLFCNGLEQIIKQHITNAEVVIVNNPLLGLELPLSTFDLILVDMDMPQIKGFEFIKRARDQYEDLKFMIVTMHNKLSIIRKVQKEKIMGYMLKDDDAIDFLNGILSILDGNEYYSKQVIDTMLQSPKEEIVLTLREEEILNHLAQGLSMQEIAEDFSISLETVKTHAKNIKSKLKVGNKAELIKYAIDNLIL from the coding sequence ATGGATCAAAATCTAAAATTACTCATAGTAGATGATCATGTACTTTTTTGTAATGGTCTAGAGCAAATCATAAAACAACACATCACAAATGCAGAAGTAGTTATCGTAAATAATCCGCTTTTGGGCTTAGAATTACCTTTATCTACATTTGACCTCATTTTGGTTGATATGGATATGCCACAGATCAAAGGTTTTGAGTTTATCAAAAGAGCAAGAGATCAGTACGAAGATTTGAAGTTTATGATAGTTACAATGCACAATAAACTTTCAATCATTCGAAAAGTACAGAAGGAGAAGATAATGGGCTATATGCTCAAAGACGATGATGCAATAGATTTTTTAAACGGAATTCTGAGTATCCTTGATGGAAATGAGTATTACTCAAAACAAGTAATTGATACGATGCTCCAAAGTCCTAAGGAAGAAATTGTATTGACACTTCGTGAAGAAGAAATATTGAATCATTTGGCACAAGGACTTAGCATGCAGGAGATTGCAGAAGATTTTTCCATTAGTTTAGAAACTGTGAAAACACACGCTAAAAATATTAAATCTAAGCTTAAAGTTGGGAACAAAGCTGAACTGATAAAATATGCGATAGATAACCTCATTTTATAA
- a CDS encoding FMN-dependent NADH-azoreductase, whose translation MTILKINSSLQDINTSASRQLVEEIIKTINTSDAKIIEKDLAEGLPLLSPQMLGAFFTPEGDRTAEQKEEIAVSDQFIAELLEADTLVIGAPMYNFGVTASLKAYFDLVARAGVTFKYTENGPVGLLEGKKAYVVISTGGTPLGSDWDHTSNHIKTFLGFIGITDVTIVDASLNNGRVEEVVNNAKAKIAELSSESIA comes from the coding sequence ATGACTATTCTTAAAATTAACTCAAGCCTTCAAGACATTAATACTTCAGCTAGCCGTCAGTTAGTAGAAGAAATCATAAAGACAATCAATACTTCTGATGCTAAGATCATTGAAAAAGACCTAGCAGAAGGATTGCCACTTTTATCTCCTCAAATGTTAGGCGCATTCTTCACTCCAGAAGGAGATAGAACTGCAGAGCAAAAAGAGGAAATAGCTGTTTCTGATCAATTTATTGCAGAACTACTAGAAGCTGATACTCTTGTTATCGGAGCTCCTATGTACAACTTTGGTGTTACAGCGTCACTTAAAGCTTATTTTGACTTGGTAGCTAGAGCAGGTGTAACATTCAAATACACTGAAAATGGACCTGTAGGTCTTTTGGAAGGTAAAAAAGCTTATGTTGTAATCTCTACTGGAGGAACACCACTTGGTTCTGACTGGGATCATACTTCAAACCACATCAAAACATTCCTAGGGTTTATCGGAATCACTGACGTTACAATTGTGGATGCTTCTCTAAACAATGGAAGAGTAGAAGAGGTTGTAAACAATGCAAAAGCAAAAATTGCTGAGCTTTCATCAGAAAGCATTGCTTAA
- a CDS encoding VOC family protein → MKEDSVKSIRAFIGAKDFELSKAFYHSLGFEEVMIGEKMSLFHKGEQVSFYLQDYYVEEWVNNTMLFLEVNSAEEFREELLSKNLSETYREIRISSIVNQEWGNEFFLHDPSGVLWHIGDFFDFK, encoded by the coding sequence ATGAAAGAAGATTCAGTAAAATCAATAAGAGCTTTTATTGGTGCAAAGGATTTTGAATTGTCGAAAGCATTTTATCATTCACTGGGTTTTGAGGAAGTGATGATAGGTGAAAAGATGAGCTTGTTTCATAAAGGAGAACAAGTCAGCTTTTATTTACAAGATTACTATGTAGAAGAGTGGGTGAATAATACAATGCTCTTTTTAGAAGTAAATAGTGCAGAGGAGTTCAGAGAGGAGCTTTTGAGTAAAAACTTGTCAGAAACATATAGAGAGATACGTATCTCATCGATAGTCAATCAAGAATGGGGTAATGAGTTCTTTTTACACGATCCTTCAGGTGTTTTATGGCATATTGGAGACTTTTTTGATTTCAAATAA